Proteins from a genomic interval of Nitrospina gracilis Nb-211:
- a CDS encoding DUF2784 family protein, translating to MAYYFLILHFLFILYMVVGFIVGLIVNHRGFRLVHAGLLGFVTVLMILGIPCPLTVLEEHYSTADYKGSFLATWLNRIIYMEWFDPGAVFVADITFAMIVFTSFIWRPPPPPGR from the coding sequence ATGGCGTATTACTTTCTGATCCTGCATTTCCTGTTCATCCTGTACATGGTGGTGGGGTTCATCGTGGGCCTGATCGTCAACCACCGCGGATTCCGCCTCGTGCATGCGGGCCTTTTGGGCTTCGTCACGGTGCTCATGATCCTGGGCATCCCCTGCCCGCTCACAGTGCTGGAAGAACATTATTCCACGGCGGATTACAAAGGATCGTTTCTCGCCACATGGCTCAACCGCATCATTTACATGGAATGGTTCGATCCCGGAGCGGTGTTCGTGGCGGACATCACCTTCGCCATGATCGTCTTCACTTCATTTATCTGGCGGCCTCCGCCGCCGCCCGGAAGATGA
- a CDS encoding pentapeptide repeat-containing protein, giving the protein MSNIDELLKLTLASKCQDGVNFSQYDLKGISLNGITFIFGVLNEVNLEKSELIDLNFNQATLNDTNFYKARLKNVDFGNANLNNANFEEATLVDCVFKNASVENANFTMANLKGCMFRGSNLNHSNFSAGKLENCDFSFARMMYSYCRSAELNSCKLNGVNARGSDFGFVKFREADLRSAVFKYADFSSTTFRDSKLSFANFIGAEMKDAVCKDNEMEEVNLEGADLTYANFEKSNMRNAFLLEANLHGTNFSQTNLKNAYLVDANISKALMKDAMLENTILE; this is encoded by the coding sequence ATGTCCAACATCGATGAATTACTGAAATTGACGCTCGCCAGCAAATGCCAGGACGGCGTCAACTTCAGCCAGTACGATCTCAAGGGCATCAGCCTGAACGGCATCACCTTCATCTTCGGCGTGCTCAACGAAGTCAACCTGGAAAAATCCGAACTCATCGACCTCAATTTCAACCAGGCCACCCTCAATGACACCAATTTTTACAAGGCCCGCCTCAAGAATGTCGATTTCGGAAACGCCAACCTGAATAACGCCAATTTCGAGGAAGCCACCCTCGTCGATTGCGTATTCAAAAACGCGTCCGTGGAAAACGCCAACTTCACCATGGCCAACCTCAAAGGATGCATGTTCCGCGGCAGTAATCTGAACCACAGCAATTTTTCCGCAGGCAAACTTGAGAACTGTGACTTTTCCTTCGCGCGGATGATGTACAGCTACTGCCGCTCCGCGGAACTCAATTCCTGCAAGCTGAATGGAGTGAACGCCCGTGGCTCGGACTTCGGATTCGTCAAATTCCGCGAGGCGGATCTGAGAAGCGCGGTGTTCAAGTATGCGGACTTCAGCTCCACCACGTTTCGAGATTCCAAACTGTCCTTCGCCAATTTCATCGGTGCGGAAATGAAGGACGCCGTCTGCAAGGACAATGAAATGGAAGAGGTGAATCTGGAAGGCGCCGACCTCACCTACGCCAATTTCGAAAAATCCAATATGCGCAACGCTTTCCTGCTGGAGGCCAATCTGCATGGCACCAACTTCAGCCAGACCAACCTGAAGAACGCCTACCTCGTGGATGCCAACATCTCCAAAGCCCTGATGAAAGACGCGATGCTGGAGAACACCATCCTGGAATAG
- a CDS encoding motility protein A, translating into MAIAVKESESESLSGLEYGGRYQSESRIDVGTIFGTMIGVGLIVWAIIRGGNPETFLNLNAVLIVFGGTIATSFIAYPSGKILSLIRVIINAYRPDNQGPAAYIEQIMQLATKYRTGGIKRLKNEEENVENRFLRAGIGMIVDGYNSREIHEILDREMNSMIERHQRSQKILQFMAVQAPIFGMGGTLIGLVQMLMHIENPDTIGPSLATALITTFYGIMLANLIITPVVAKLSHRTESETLLCRIIRVGILGIHDRTNPQKIRRNMNALLSPEQQR; encoded by the coding sequence ATGGCCATTGCCGTAAAAGAATCCGAATCCGAATCCTTATCCGGTCTGGAGTACGGAGGCAGGTACCAGTCCGAATCCCGCATCGATGTTGGAACCATTTTTGGAACCATGATCGGCGTGGGCCTCATCGTCTGGGCCATCATTCGTGGTGGCAACCCGGAAACGTTTTTGAATCTCAATGCGGTGCTGATCGTTTTTGGCGGCACCATCGCGACCTCGTTCATCGCCTATCCATCCGGAAAAATTCTCAGCCTGATACGCGTCATCATCAACGCCTATCGCCCGGACAACCAGGGACCCGCGGCCTATATAGAACAGATCATGCAACTGGCCACCAAATACCGGACGGGGGGCATCAAGCGTCTTAAAAACGAGGAAGAAAACGTGGAGAACCGGTTCCTGAGAGCCGGCATCGGCATGATCGTGGACGGGTACAATTCGCGCGAGATTCACGAAATCCTGGACCGCGAAATGAACTCGATGATCGAGCGCCACCAGAGAAGCCAGAAAATCCTGCAATTCATGGCGGTGCAGGCACCCATTTTCGGCATGGGGGGAACGCTGATCGGGCTGGTGCAGATGCTCATGCACATCGAGAATCCGGATACCATCGGCCCGTCCCTCGCCACCGCACTCATCACCACGTTTTATGGAATCATGCTGGCCAACCTGATCATCACTCCGGTGGTGGCCAAGCTCAGTCACCGGACCGAAAGCGAAACCCTGTTGTGCAGAATCATCCGCGTTGGCATCCTGGGGATTCATGACCGCACCAACCCCCAGAAAATCCGCCGCAACATGAATGCACTGCTCTCTCCGGAACAGCAACGATAA
- a CDS encoding class I adenylate cyclase, which yields MADKPENIAEELFNNRQIFLRYNQNNINRIQQPLFHVDRHVFTIIPRLLHINQEGLPGYVKGDVPCGIHHFQLDHRIQLAAETLFPDAIFRGNEEVEPFIHTILLMGSCGSIAQSRKSDLDYTLLVNKHSVSPERLGLFKQKLNLIEKWAWDEFNLEVHFFINDIQEVKNNIFGESDTESTGSAQAKLLKEEMYRTAVVTTGKLPFWWIVPLQTDDDQYENYLHLLRTRQTLLDPDAFVDIGNVDDISQGEFFGGSIWALIKSFKAPFKTLLKMGLLEEYMFGQTRFNLLCHEIKKKVFGGTLFDDIDTYVAMYERVERFFKEHKDENALDALKTSFVLKVGTKVTGEELVKGSPDPRKRTLINMYNSWDWEPAKLESVNAYFSWQMLDKVALGNRINKILMASYKNISEANKASGEESLISERDTHLLGRKLFSFYRPSQNKVENLFALVDGETGEKELTFMIHRVNPKDKGEWYLIRGKTLAFLEHIPKEQILKKAYSLQFLVAFTCFNSLFRKDTVLLLRAEQQSIKDQDLKILLEDLSSFMSQVSVASIPNEDLLTNARLRQLFMIVDFGNPIPREVMIGNLHDCKTPKEYAGFMNRKLERITSTTAIYLTTWGELFCKTYVGANCMNRCLAELRPMTPNREIDEDEFFKFFVPGSRKEKIDFSWLSRYIIKTLTFKKGNTSGKVESPDLKIHPSTSKSTSEGAREMEEAKSESPST from the coding sequence ATGGCGGATAAGCCGGAAAACATCGCCGAAGAGCTTTTCAATAACCGGCAGATTTTTCTGCGGTACAACCAGAACAACATCAACCGTATCCAGCAACCCCTGTTTCACGTGGACCGGCATGTATTCACCATCATCCCCCGGCTTCTGCACATCAATCAGGAAGGACTCCCCGGTTATGTCAAAGGCGATGTGCCTTGCGGCATCCATCACTTTCAGCTCGATCACCGCATCCAGCTTGCCGCGGAAACCCTGTTTCCCGACGCTATCTTCCGCGGTAATGAGGAAGTCGAACCCTTCATCCACACGATTCTTTTGATGGGCAGTTGCGGCTCGATCGCGCAGAGCCGCAAATCCGACCTCGACTACACCCTGCTGGTCAACAAGCACAGCGTGTCACCGGAGCGGCTGGGCCTGTTCAAGCAGAAACTCAACCTCATCGAGAAGTGGGCATGGGACGAGTTCAACCTGGAAGTCCACTTTTTCATCAACGATATTCAGGAAGTCAAAAACAATATCTTCGGTGAGAGCGATACGGAAAGCACCGGATCCGCCCAGGCCAAACTGCTTAAGGAGGAAATGTACCGCACCGCCGTCGTCACCACCGGCAAGCTTCCCTTCTGGTGGATCGTTCCGCTTCAAACCGATGACGATCAGTATGAAAACTACCTGCATCTACTCCGCACCCGCCAAACCCTGCTGGACCCCGACGCGTTTGTCGATATCGGCAACGTGGACGACATTTCTCAGGGAGAGTTTTTCGGCGGTTCCATCTGGGCTCTGATCAAATCCTTCAAAGCCCCTTTCAAGACCTTGCTGAAAATGGGGCTTCTGGAGGAATACATGTTCGGCCAGACCCGGTTCAACCTGCTCTGCCATGAAATCAAGAAAAAGGTTTTCGGCGGCACGTTGTTCGACGACATCGACACCTACGTCGCCATGTACGAGCGAGTGGAACGTTTCTTCAAGGAACATAAAGATGAAAACGCGCTGGACGCCCTGAAAACCTCCTTCGTGCTCAAAGTCGGCACCAAGGTCACCGGAGAAGAGCTGGTGAAAGGCAGTCCCGATCCGCGCAAACGCACCCTCATCAACATGTACAATTCCTGGGACTGGGAACCCGCCAAGCTGGAATCGGTCAACGCCTACTTTTCCTGGCAAATGCTGGACAAGGTCGCGCTGGGAAACCGCATCAACAAAATCCTGATGGCCAGCTACAAAAACATCTCCGAAGCCAACAAGGCCTCCGGTGAAGAAAGCCTGATCTCGGAACGCGATACGCATCTCCTCGGACGCAAGTTGTTCAGTTTCTACCGCCCCAGCCAGAACAAAGTGGAAAACCTGTTTGCGCTGGTGGATGGTGAAACGGGCGAAAAGGAACTTACCTTCATGATTCACCGGGTGAATCCAAAAGACAAAGGCGAATGGTACCTGATCCGCGGAAAAACCCTGGCTTTCCTGGAGCACATTCCCAAGGAACAGATTCTGAAAAAAGCGTACTCCCTTCAGTTTCTTGTCGCCTTCACCTGTTTCAACAGCCTGTTCCGCAAAGACACCGTACTGCTTTTGCGCGCGGAACAGCAATCGATCAAGGACCAGGATCTGAAAATATTGCTTGAAGACCTGTCCTCTTTCATGTCGCAGGTTTCAGTGGCCTCGATCCCCAACGAAGACCTGTTGACCAACGCCCGGTTGCGGCAGTTGTTCATGATTGTGGATTTCGGAAACCCCATTCCCCGGGAAGTGATGATCGGCAATCTGCACGACTGCAAGACTCCCAAGGAATACGCAGGGTTCATGAACCGGAAGCTGGAGCGCATCACCAGCACCACCGCCATCTACCTCACCACCTGGGGCGAGTTGTTCTGCAAAACCTACGTGGGCGCCAATTGCATGAACCGGTGTCTCGCGGAATTGCGGCCCATGACCCCCAACCGGGAAATCGATGAAGACGAATTTTTTAAATTTTTTGTGCCGGGAAGCCGAAAAGAAAAAATAGATTTCTCATGGTTATCCCGGTACATCATAAAAACGCTGACTTTCAAAAAAGGGAATACGTCCGGAAAAGTCGAATCGCCGGATCTTAAAATCCATCCCAGCACCTCCAAAAGCACGAGTGAGGGGGCGCGGGAGATGGAAGAGGCGAAGTCGGAGTCTCCTTCTACCTGA
- a CDS encoding OmpA family protein — translation MTQENSVQHLKEQLKIKNQELRKQVRETSRLSDKMNNITVLNKEKVNELLSLIKQKEEEVKEAREAVWAARMSKRTSGQGNEKTGDETEEGEIDAELENEVIDPKILKELEDTKNSLQSLRGLFKETREELKKVSNDKSLLIKEVKRTRKELDRVKTLKDEVIRLKKELDQKAGPSYQQLEKEISDKETKIEKLERIIKDATQDREDGKLPAEIIFELRMELNELLHEKERLVIELDQTKDYNEELESKVQTLEEKQVSRQLEGQIAHEHRSSFRTAFVSMEGFLVTYSDMITLLLAIFVMLFTMSNIDENKFVEAISSFQEKEVRVTSQNVRLSHQEIKMLERVRELVKDNVDPEELVRGDVKTKLIRLKSEELFSPGKATLIPGAEETIFQAIQEDLKQGVKQIHVEGHTDDVPISTEAFPSNWELSTSRAARVARYIIEELKFPSELIVVSGYGEFRPLKPNNTDSNRAMNRRVEIKILKDKEVLKEENGRKKQGRNGEPVQKT, via the coding sequence ATGACTCAAGAAAATTCCGTTCAGCATTTAAAAGAACAGCTCAAAATCAAGAATCAGGAGCTGAGAAAGCAGGTCAGAGAAACGTCCCGGCTCTCTGACAAAATGAACAACATTACCGTCTTAAACAAAGAAAAAGTCAATGAATTATTGAGTCTCATCAAGCAAAAAGAGGAGGAAGTCAAGGAGGCGAGGGAAGCGGTGTGGGCGGCCCGCATGTCCAAGCGCACAAGCGGCCAGGGGAACGAAAAAACGGGTGACGAAACGGAAGAAGGAGAGATCGATGCCGAACTCGAAAATGAAGTCATCGACCCCAAAATCCTCAAGGAATTAGAAGATACCAAAAACAGCCTGCAAAGCCTGCGGGGCCTTTTCAAGGAAACCCGTGAGGAACTCAAAAAAGTCAGCAACGACAAGTCCCTGCTCATCAAGGAAGTCAAAAGAACCCGCAAGGAACTGGACAGGGTGAAAACCCTGAAAGACGAAGTCATCCGCCTCAAAAAAGAACTCGACCAGAAAGCGGGCCCCTCCTACCAGCAACTTGAAAAGGAAATCTCCGACAAGGAAACCAAAATTGAAAAGCTGGAGCGCATCATCAAAGATGCGACACAGGACCGGGAAGACGGAAAACTGCCGGCGGAAATCATATTTGAACTGCGCATGGAGCTCAACGAACTGCTCCACGAAAAGGAACGGCTGGTGATCGAGCTGGACCAGACCAAGGATTACAACGAGGAGCTCGAAAGCAAAGTTCAGACCCTGGAGGAAAAACAGGTCTCCAGGCAGTTGGAAGGGCAAATCGCCCACGAGCACCGCTCTTCTTTCCGTACGGCGTTTGTGTCGATGGAAGGATTTCTGGTGACGTACAGCGACATGATCACCCTGCTCCTGGCGATTTTCGTCATGCTGTTCACCATGTCCAATATCGACGAAAACAAATTCGTGGAAGCCATCTCGTCATTTCAGGAAAAAGAAGTCCGGGTCACCTCGCAGAACGTCCGCCTGTCCCATCAGGAAATCAAAATGCTGGAACGCGTGCGCGAGCTGGTGAAGGACAACGTGGATCCGGAAGAACTGGTGCGCGGTGATGTGAAGACCAAACTGATCCGGCTCAAGTCCGAAGAACTGTTCTCTCCGGGCAAGGCGACCTTGATTCCGGGGGCCGAGGAGACCATCTTTCAGGCCATCCAGGAAGACCTGAAGCAGGGAGTCAAGCAGATCCACGTGGAAGGACATACGGACGACGTTCCCATCAGCACCGAGGCGTTTCCCTCCAACTGGGAGCTTTCCACCTCGCGTGCCGCGCGGGTGGCCCGCTATATCATCGAAGAACTCAAATTTCCTTCGGAACTGATCGTCGTTTCCGGTTATGGCGAGTTTCGTCCGCTCAAACCCAACAATACCGATTCCAATCGGGCCATGAACCGGCGGGTGGAAATCAAAATCCTGAAAGACAAAGAAGTTTTGAAGGAAGAAAACGGACGCAAAAAACAAGGCAGGAACGGAGAGCCGGTACAGAAAACCTGA
- a CDS encoding MFS transporter, translated as MESQPKLLKNKLYWVGILYFAEGFPLGVFYDVFPVHLRQQGVDLWQIGFMSLLGLAWTLKFLWAPAVDYLRHHRRWIFLMDVLMGGVMLVFAVLLDFGPWVWLAIGLFTIFSATSDVAIDAYTIEMLDKDELGLANGIRNGMYRVGMLASGFILVLADWLSWSATYLAGALILFACGTVCLLAPPELAYKTRSDRSLLGEFRLIARYPYALALLFVLALMGFGLVDTRLDVSDGRPYLWPALMAAGFLVVAASHYWTGRVRAQGNNNSMRDELNEGPMFGAFFELIQRPYIIPVIVFILIYKLADTSMGFMVKPFWVDSGFSATEIGLVSVNIGLGLSIAGGLVGGWFTDRFGIFKGIWVLGLLQALSNLGYAGVAAVLPPPQEGVPMAMEFKAMMYSASVLESFTGGLGSAAFLAFLMAIVNKKRSASEYALLSSIFAFSRSVAGWAGGFGAEAMGYAPYFTLTFFLAFPAYLFLPWVKRMLEAQRGWNADTASGGSAQQ; from the coding sequence ATGGAGAGTCAACCTAAATTATTGAAAAATAAGCTATACTGGGTCGGAATCCTGTACTTCGCGGAAGGATTTCCGCTGGGTGTGTTTTACGACGTCTTTCCCGTTCATCTGCGCCAGCAGGGGGTGGACCTGTGGCAGATCGGGTTCATGAGCCTGCTGGGCCTCGCGTGGACGCTCAAATTTCTATGGGCGCCCGCGGTCGATTACCTGCGCCATCACCGCCGCTGGATTTTTTTGATGGACGTGCTGATGGGCGGCGTCATGCTGGTGTTTGCGGTTCTTTTGGACTTCGGCCCGTGGGTGTGGCTGGCCATCGGGTTGTTCACCATATTTTCCGCGACCAGCGACGTGGCCATCGATGCCTACACCATCGAGATGCTCGACAAGGATGAACTGGGCCTTGCCAACGGCATCCGCAATGGCATGTACCGGGTGGGCATGCTGGCGTCGGGTTTCATCCTGGTGCTGGCGGACTGGTTGTCGTGGAGCGCCACGTATCTGGCCGGCGCTCTCATTTTATTTGCCTGCGGCACGGTGTGCCTGCTGGCTCCCCCCGAACTGGCATACAAAACACGGTCAGACCGCTCTCTTCTCGGCGAATTTCGCCTGATCGCCCGCTATCCGTATGCGCTGGCTTTGCTTTTCGTGCTGGCGTTGATGGGCTTCGGCCTGGTGGACACCAGGCTCGATGTGTCCGATGGGCGGCCTTACCTGTGGCCCGCCCTGATGGCGGCCGGCTTTCTGGTGGTGGCGGCCAGTCATTACTGGACGGGCCGCGTGCGGGCTCAGGGCAACAACAATTCCATGCGCGATGAGTTGAACGAGGGGCCGATGTTTGGTGCCTTCTTCGAGCTGATCCAGCGGCCGTACATCATTCCCGTCATCGTCTTCATCCTGATTTACAAACTGGCTGACACCTCCATGGGCTTCATGGTGAAGCCGTTCTGGGTGGACTCCGGTTTTTCGGCGACGGAGATCGGCCTGGTGTCGGTCAACATCGGCCTGGGGCTGTCCATCGCCGGTGGGCTTGTGGGCGGGTGGTTTACCGACCGCTTTGGCATTTTTAAAGGCATCTGGGTACTGGGGCTTTTGCAGGCACTGTCGAACCTCGGTTACGCGGGAGTGGCCGCAGTCCTGCCACCGCCGCAGGAGGGGGTGCCGATGGCGATGGAGTTCAAGGCCATGATGTACAGCGCGAGTGTGCTGGAATCGTTCACCGGCGGGTTGGGGTCGGCGGCGTTCCTCGCCTTTCTCATGGCGATCGTCAACAAAAAGCGGTCGGCCTCGGAATACGCTTTGCTTTCTTCGATCTTCGCGTTTAGCCGGTCGGTGGCGGGCTGGGCCGGCGGATTCGGCGCCGAGGCAATGGGCTACGCACCGTATTTCACGCTGACTTTTTTTCTCGCATTTCCGGCATATCTGTTTCTCCCTTGGGTGAAGCGCATGCTGGAGGCCCAACGGGGGTGGAACGCTGACACGGCAAGCGGGGGAAGCGCGCAACAATGA
- a CDS encoding YqiA/YcfP family alpha/beta fold hydrolase, which translates to MNTVYIYCHGFASSPGSKKAVAFAQRFQELGKELIVPDLEDGDFRNITLSRQVEKIRSVIDTFSSSRVGIIGSSMGGYLASLVAQSRQEVKGLYLMCPGFHFLKRWKERVGRDHPESEGLPKTIQVYHYRYAREMELSTALFEDARAWDALPLDRALPIRIVHGVHDDTVPVTQSREFAASRPWVTLKELDSDHGLLSHMDWIVNDCLEFFTREGL; encoded by the coding sequence ATGAACACGGTTTATATTTACTGCCATGGATTCGCCTCCAGCCCCGGTTCCAAAAAAGCCGTCGCCTTTGCTCAACGGTTCCAGGAACTGGGAAAAGAGTTGATTGTGCCTGACCTCGAGGACGGGGATTTCCGAAATATTACCCTTTCCAGGCAGGTTGAAAAAATTAGGTCAGTAATCGATACTTTCTCGAGTTCTCGGGTGGGTATCATTGGCAGTAGCATGGGAGGCTATCTGGCATCGCTTGTGGCTCAATCTCGACAAGAGGTTAAGGGACTCTACCTGATGTGTCCGGGCTTTCATTTTCTGAAGCGCTGGAAGGAGAGGGTGGGCCGGGACCACCCGGAGTCTGAGGGGCTACCGAAAACAATTCAGGTATACCATTATCGGTACGCACGCGAAATGGAGTTGAGTACAGCCCTTTTTGAAGACGCCCGTGCCTGGGATGCCCTGCCGCTGGACCGCGCTTTGCCGATACGGATCGTCCACGGCGTGCACGACGATACTGTGCCGGTAACCCAGTCCCGCGAGTTTGCCGCATCCCGCCCTTGGGTTACACTAAAAGAACTGGACTCCGATCACGGCCTGCTGTCACACATGGACTGGATCGTGAACGACTGCTTGGAATTTTTCACCCGGGAAGGCCTGTAA
- a CDS encoding HD domain-containing protein: MGRNATGVTGNLGKIKKAFLAIQQAHSGQTRKGSERELFYHHPRRVCKAYLRFRYKTLEGAQAALCHDLVEDTWVGLEDIESWFGPEVRRLVKDLTKPDGVSHLDYLKDFVNWPLDSKKIKVCDIEDNVISSRSIGAETRQAMMIKWQRYLVALTPEKHPADEAVKEYALKWDRVLALMEQEWRMLPRNHIEI; the protein is encoded by the coding sequence ATGGGACGAAATGCGACCGGTGTTACGGGAAACCTGGGGAAAATAAAAAAAGCCTTTCTTGCCATCCAGCAAGCTCATTCCGGCCAGACCCGAAAAGGAAGCGAGAGGGAGTTGTTCTACCACCACCCCCGCCGCGTATGTAAGGCTTACCTTCGATTCCGATATAAAACCCTGGAAGGCGCACAGGCCGCGCTGTGCCATGACCTGGTGGAAGACACCTGGGTTGGACTGGAGGACATCGAATCCTGGTTCGGTCCGGAAGTGCGACGGTTGGTGAAAGACCTGACCAAACCCGACGGGGTGTCCCATCTCGATTACCTGAAGGATTTTGTAAACTGGCCGCTCGATTCGAAAAAAATCAAAGTGTGCGATATTGAAGACAATGTCATCAGCTCCCGGTCGATTGGGGCCGAAACGAGGCAGGCGATGATGATCAAGTGGCAGAGGTATCTGGTGGCTCTGACGCCGGAAAAACATCCGGCCGATGAGGCCGTGAAGGAATATGCGCTGAAATGGGACCGGGTGCTGGCTTTGATGGAGCAGGAATGGCGCATGCTCCCCCGGAACCACATTGAGATCTGA
- a CDS encoding response regulator transcription factor produces MADNNKTKKGFRRYTILVVDDDPSIVTLVKQLVDQEKYKVISTDDGESAEAIIRSRCPDLVLLDINIPGKNGLEVCRSLRGDKETQNLPIIILSGRTEQVDRNLGLEFGADDYITKPFNSQELLLRVNNVLKRVYGSQARNDSLTHGVLTVDFGKHEVQVKNKTIQLTLTEFKLLSSLLDNLGQVKTRDYLMEHVWESGEGVFSRTIDTHIQRLRNKLEEAGQYIETIRGVGYRFKT; encoded by the coding sequence ATGGCGGACAACAATAAAACGAAAAAAGGGTTCCGGCGCTACACCATCCTCGTGGTGGACGACGACCCTTCCATCGTGACCCTGGTCAAACAACTGGTGGATCAGGAAAAATACAAGGTCATTTCCACCGATGATGGCGAGTCCGCGGAAGCCATCATCCGCTCGCGTTGCCCCGACCTGGTTCTGCTCGACATCAACATCCCCGGCAAGAACGGTTTGGAGGTGTGCCGGAGTCTGCGCGGGGACAAGGAAACACAAAACCTGCCCATCATCATTCTCTCCGGCCGGACGGAGCAGGTGGATCGCAACCTGGGTTTGGAGTTCGGCGCGGACGATTACATAACCAAACCGTTCAATTCGCAGGAACTTTTATTGCGTGTCAATAATGTCCTGAAAAGGGTGTATGGTTCGCAAGCCCGAAATGACTCATTGACCCATGGAGTGCTGACGGTGGACTTCGGCAAGCATGAAGTGCAGGTGAAAAATAAAACCATTCAGTTAACCCTTACCGAATTCAAACTTCTTTCTTCCTTGTTAGATAATCTGGGGCAGGTAAAAACCCGGGACTACCTGATGGAGCACGTCTGGGAAAGTGGTGAAGGTGTCTTTTCCCGAACCATAGACACTCACATTCAACGTTTACGGAATAAGCTGGAGGAGGCGGGGCAGTACATTGAAACCATTCGGGGAGTGGGGTACCGCTTTAAAACTTGA
- a CDS encoding helix-turn-helix domain-containing protein, with amino-acid sequence MIEKIGKDNPSIEDPNQPKTVGGRLRYWRKLSSLRLVDLAATINVSQGSLSDLENDKSLPSATTLTGLCRKTDVNICWLLTGEGDMIKEKDAVDKDVSAFKEVVRLMSDTDFKRTVHRLVKIFERGTPTQKAQIKGFMAGVETD; translated from the coding sequence ATGATTGAAAAAATTGGCAAGGACAATCCGAGTATCGAGGATCCCAATCAGCCCAAAACGGTGGGTGGCCGTCTTCGCTACTGGCGCAAGCTGTCTTCGCTCCGGTTGGTGGACCTGGCCGCGACCATCAATGTCTCACAGGGATCTTTATCGGATCTGGAAAACGACAAGTCTCTTCCTTCCGCCACCACCCTCACCGGGTTGTGCCGTAAAACCGATGTCAACATCTGCTGGCTGTTGACCGGGGAAGGCGACATGATCAAGGAAAAGGATGCGGTGGACAAGGATGTCTCTGCGTTCAAGGAAGTCGTTCGTTTGATGAGCGACACCGACTTCAAACGCACGGTACACCGTTTGGTCAAAATCTTTGAACGAGGCACTCCGACCCAGAAGGCCCAGATTAAAGGCTTTATGGCCGGAGTGGAGACGGATTGA